Part of the Zea mays cultivar B73 chromosome 4, Zm-B73-REFERENCE-NAM-5.0, whole genome shotgun sequence genome is shown below.
ATTgagatttatctatctctcggacggaacttcaaatcaagataagtcttatGAAACTCACCTCTAAAaatccttcttatacctaaggtacGAGGGAGGTTTGAAAAACAAAACTTCTCTTAGATATAatgtgtagtgttgtcatcaattaccaaaaagggggagattgtgaatcatctaggccccttagtgatgttttggtaattaatgacaactgtttgtggactaacggttcttggagaaataagaatgcagggttggaccacatagaacagaaaatcttgaagatttataagcattggttATGGATcacgtgaaggcaaaggtataacatatgtttttgtttttgccagtctccaggagtttagagaagatatttgaccggattagtaggctagatggccatactattaagaggggtcaatgattttggtttgtgtaaaacttagtgcctcatagagcatctagtggttgcatttgcatgaggactaacaacgtTTCCAATTTCAAGagttaaaaatcttttcaaaagcgtGTTTGAAAAATTGCTAAGTCTTGGGATAGGCGGACCATCCGGGACatgtgggcggaccgtccgcgatcttcCAATGGGGTTCGAAGTATGTTTACTTCGAACTGGTCCTGTTCATTTGTACTACGGACCGTCCAGGCCTTGGGGCCGGACCATccacagtcctgaccagagaagatTGCTCTCTGCACAGTCCCTGTTTtattgtgcggactgtccggctaGGGTCGGCGGACCATCCGCGAGTGCCAAATGGATTTGggtagggactgtgtgtttttggaTGTTTCTACTATGGACTGTCCGAAGGATAAGCCCGGACAATACTGActcccaggtcacggaccgtccgaccttattgggcggacggtccgcatgtgttaacTCCTCTTGGTCAGAGCACTGGTGCTCCAAGTTGCTAGGTCTCAGACGGTCCGACCAAGGTTGGCGGACTGTTCGGACCtcgcttttctgacagctctgacagatttcaaacgggaaaactagccgttatatgtacggcggaccgtccggcctcaggcgcggaccgtccgcgtgtgcgcagaatgtgtgttgtttgcacataacggttggatttgtgAGGtgtactataaatagaaggggagctcgtctatgagacctctcttggctattccttgcacacattgagctcatttgtgatcctcccacacattctctcacactccttgcttgagattgcattctagtgagagattgagagttcctagtgcatttgcatccattggtgattcttgaggcactaggtggtacaccgagcaagttttatcggcttgttactcttggaggttgccgcctcttagacggctcgggtgttgtctccgtcgagctctccatgaagattgtggaggagccgcggtgttgattgtgaggggttcgcgcctacctcatcggagcggcaaaggtgacattagtggaaacgaggtattgagtgatttcttgtccacttggctttgATCAAGCCGTGtcatgatagaggagcaagtgagagcttgaagtccacctcaatgtggattaggggtgataggcaaatcactgataccacgggataaaatctggtgtctttcttttcttgcattacttattgccgtgcaagtgattagtattttgcatattgttcttcgAGTATACAATCACcatagttgattctcatagattgtttacttgttgtcactagagaatttatacctcttatcatattgattaattttctctagtgtttttgattttagtcaaaaccgtctattcacccccctctagtcggtgtcctagatcctacaacagGTTCGCTGGAGCTCGGTTCTTTGCCGCTCGTCGTCGAGGACCACGGGTTGTGAAGAATTAGAACTAGAGGGGTGTTTTTATAGATGTCTGTGACTCTAGGAATAGTTCGTGAGACGCTTTTCTAGTTATTTAAAACATCAAGGGCCTTTTCGCAAGAACGGCAACGCGGGCGCGCGCGTTTTCCCATTTTCTGCAGGCCGGTTTGGACTGAATTTAGCCCAACGCTGTTCATagctttctttttcctttttcttctggtattagagaattcctagaaaattatagaaaaatgctaaaaatgcaagaccaattttgaTAGGCTCCTAAAATTCTAtactatttaataaaaatagttttatgatttttagtctaAATAAggaattatgaagtatttaaaatagccaaaatctataatcctggaattttagaaattgattaataactccaaaaatcactaaaatTTTTAGACaaactttaaatattatttagaagccttaggtaaagtttggcatgataTGGACATTGTTTGATGCCTAAGCcctaaaaccctagtcttctagtgATGCCTGCCCTAGGGATTACAGTTCTGACTCCAAAacccctagtttcctggagttcCATGAagaaaaattgtattcaagacctaagataatgtacctttattatattttcattttcataaacattacatgagcattcatggttatatatgtgatatatatagaaaacgaagaagaagtagaagttgaagaagaaagagctacaccaccacctgaagacccactggccgggaactgcttttattttgacatttgtggagcagagcccgactctcctataacacgaggcaagccccggtgcatttgccactccttgctattttaaaatcttccttacttgtttgatgcattaggtgataggagttgtgtgctaaacaaattaatgcatttccttccttgagaatttgattacctttccttgatcccttgttttataaaaaggtttttcttatgcttagtcctgctctagaaaactaaaaggttttgttttgacaaaagatgatgcttcaagtgggatgggatgttttcaaaataaaacttgatggtggatccatcatggccgtgatgggttcaacatcggaaaagatgtacctctgtcaggtaccaaactttgggttaaaatgataaagctgagaccgggcgggtgacttgcacgagaagaaagtctcggtgtagtgtctccgtctgagtcgattaaggatcgtctcgatgtaggcttgatgatcgaggaccttttcactggtcacatgcctcgtcatgggtaagctttgcctcgggtagactaataccagaataagataacacgcaatgggagtggagagatggcgagagtagcgtgtaccctccgtggcaagaggttggacggtggtgtatctgtgctctcggttggcgtgaacctgatctggtcttaagaaccccggtggcgagttgacatatgcaagggttaagtgctacatatgtcgtgtgattggagatccctagctgggtattaatcgattcggatcgccgttacttctcggacatgaagacttggtcactgccctacacgtagcattccagtgaacaagaagggttgataagaaaatggctagtataggccaagtgtttgaactagggtagaaagaactctagattcaggtaataacttaacttactaataaaactggattttaaggatccactattagtaagcatttttgcaaacagagtcttgattattgattaagccttaccttgactcccttaagccagcatatccttgagagtcttttattttgatgggtaagacttgcgaaagtacacttcgtgctcagggttttcgaacccatgttgttgtaggtgaggaagcaacaaatttttgttgattttgttccaaggtggtgcctaaggaagaaaaccaggattgaagcctcgggaggaagtgacctcctttaaaaactttttactgttaagcgggaggggtttttgcctcccaggtttgtaataatattactcctgcactcttatatatattactggtctgtaataataatactctttccatactttaatataaaataagtcaCTGTAACTGCTTCTgcatattcgttcctccgatgtgttgtaatatttgcgtgatgggtgaaacgctcttgggcaaggtaaagaattcagataccgaacttgtcaagtgatcaggtgcacctgcagggttgtccgaggtccaatggacaaggacaactgtaggtgggcctaatgacttgggaggttctgtcacactatacttggcatagagttgattatccctcaGCTTCTGCAGTACTAatcgcagatgttcctcatgaccactaacattcttggaataaatcagaatgacGTCGATAAATACAacaacgaacttatcaagatactccatgaacaccttgttcaccagattcatgaagtaggctggtgcattagttaagccaaacgacataaccgtgaactgatatagaccatatcgggtagagaaagccgtcttgggaatattagaaggcctaatcttcatttggtgataacccgatctgagatcaatcttagagaataccttggcacctctcatttgatcaaataaatctttaatacgaggtaaaggatacttattcttaattgtgacatcattaagtgatctgtaatcaacacacatcctttgtgaaccatccttcttctgtacaaacagaaccggtgctctccaaggtgaggaactcagacgaatgtaccctgcctcCTGTAACTCTATTAGTTGTTTCTTtagttcttttaattcttccactgacatcctatatggccttttagaaataggagtggttccaggtaagagatcaataacaaattcaacttcctatctggtggcatcccggtaGCTCCTCTGAAAAAACATCTAGGAACTCTCTAACCACACAGATGTTTTCTGCCCACAAATTTACCATCTACTAGATATATGTCAGGTCTGGTGGAGGGGGTTATGGTAATCatgacttcaaatctttctccttttggaCTGGTGAGTCCCACGGTTTCCCTAGCACAATGTATAACTGCATTTGCTTTCCTTAACTATGACAtaccaagaatctgatctatactgctctcttctaatacTATAGGCATAGACCATAATTCCCTCCCCACGATTGTCAATGTAAATCTGTTGGTCATATAATTTgcttcaataggccctttaggggtTATTGCTATCAGGGGGTTTTGCATAGTTtgaagtggtaactcatttgtatTGACATAGCGAGCAGAAATGAATGAATGcgtagctccagaatcaaataatatagctGTAGGAACTAAATTAATATAAAACGCACCGATAGCAATATCAGAACCGTCAGCAGTAGCATCAGCACTGACTTGGTTGACTCTAGCAATACTGAACCCCTTGCCAGTAGCCGGAGTTTGTTGCTTGCCTTGAACATTGCTTTGAGCAGGTGTGTTGGGATTCCTCTTTGGACAAGCATTGGCATAATGCCCAAcctcaccacacttgaagcaagtgGTGATTGTAGTAGTGCCCTGGCCAGCAGGTCTCGCCAGGGTGCCAATAGGAGCAGCCTGACGAGTATGTGGAGTCGCCTGTGGTGTATGTTGAGTAGGTCATTGGTAGGATTGTTTCCCTCCAGGATGAGCTGGTGTACCCAGgggtggaacatagcgaggacgAATGCTACTGCTCCCTTGTCCCTAGGTAATAGCCTATCTCTTCATCTCGCCCAGCTGAACACGTTTGTGTTCAACAGCTATGGCCTTGTCCAGAAGCCTCTAGAAAGACGGGAAGGTATGAGATACTAGCTGGTACTGGAGTGGCCCAATGAGTCCCTCCATGAACTGCTCCTGCTTCCTTTTGTCATCAGCAACCTCCTCTAGAGCATACCTTGACACCTGAATGAATTTATCACGGTATTCACTCACTGTCATATTGCCTTGCTTGAGTGATAAGAATTCCTTCTTCTTTATTTTCATTAGGCCAACAGGAATATGATAGTTTCTGAATTGTGTGGAAAATTCTACCCAGGTAATAGTGTTGGCAGCAGCATGGGCAACACAGTAGGAGTCCCACCAATCAGCAACGGGTCAATGAGACGACCCGATGCATAGAGCACCTTCTCTCGATCAATACATTGATCAATATTGAGCATCTTTTCCACTGACTTCATCCAATCATAAGCATGTAGAGGATCTCAAGAGCTGGAGAATGTGGGCGGCTTGTGACTCATGAATTCTCGGTGCTTGTCTTGGGGTGGAGTTGGtgctggtggtggaggtagtggtggtTGTTGCTACCGTTCCTTTCGCATTTCTTGTCGCTATAAAACCATGGCTGCTAGGGATCGACTCGTCGCGCGTCAATACGTGTAAGGCATCGTCGGACCAAGAGAAACAAGGAAGAACACTACCGCCGTGGAAATCGAGCTGTGCAGCGCCACTGCCCCCGGGTGGGGTATCTAGAGCATTGTCGGGCCACGGCGGAAGGGTATACACACTTGCTTCAGGAAAACATCAACCGAAGCTCAGGGAATCCGTTCACCGGAGTATACCTCCATGGCCGCGCCGTGGCTAGCATTGTAGTCGGCGTAATCCCTGGTAAAAATACATCCCCTAGCTTCGCAATCCTCTCTTACACACGTAGAAAACCTTGTCTGGCCGATTTTGGGCTAGAATCGCTAGTTATCCACGCgctggccatggcgccgccgcatgCATGCTCTGCGCCGCCGGTGTTCGGCGTCGGTTTTGGGTAGGGAGCGGACTATCGTTGATCCTCGGATGGGTGGCCACGATTAGATCGGTGTCGTACCCCTTCGTGGTCGGATCCATGTCGTCCGATCCAAATTAGTCGGATGGGAAGCAACCTAGCATTTTAAAATCTGGGGCATAGATCTCTGATCCAATAGCCCATATAATGTACCGGTTCAATCTAATCTAAACTATTGAAGTAGGatcttgtaacacccaaaatcctaagCATGTGATATAAGGAAATCAGTTAGACAAAAAAATAATCAAATTAAAGCACTCCTGATAAATAATTACACTTTAGAATTCACCCCTTTCTAAAGCAAATGGTCATAATAAAATAATGTTagctaaatcatattttgataaagATTTAGACATTTGAAAATTTTTTCTATCAAAACAAAGGAATcataatttaaaatttgaatttggcttgaatatttgaatttggaaaagaaaatgaaatagaaaagggaaagagaagaaaagggaaacaaTATACACTATGAAGaaggcaaaaaacatatataaaATAATAAAACCACTTATTCATGCTGGTATTTTTTGTGCATTTATACTATATGTGAAACTCACACCAAAATTGAATTCAAATACTAAGCTTTGGATTTGAGAAAGAATCCAAGacaaaataaataaaagaaaagaaaaacctgGCAGAACCGACCTGTGTCGAATCCCCCTCTTGGCCCAACTCCAGTCCGCGCAAATCAATCCTCGCGGCCCAACTCCTACCTCGCGCCAACCAGTGCCGACAGGCAGGCCCGGGGTTTGGTAGTCTCTCACTCACGCGCGTGCCACTGCCCGCGGGCCACTGCGATCAGCGCTTCACATGCTGGTATGTGGGCCCCGTGAGACAGACCCTTCTCCTTCTTTGGTGTCACTTGCTCGTGGGCCATAACTGTTAGTCATTTCTCCCAGCTGGGCCCTGTTGAGCATCACCGGGTTTGGTGCCGTTGCGCACCGAGCACCGTGATATCCGCGCGGTGGCCGAACCCAGTCAACCGCCCGCTCGCCTCGGTCGCGACCGTTGTACTCTCATCCTCGGGCCGTAAAACCTGAATTCCCGCACCCCTACAGTGTAAGGATAGGGAGGCTCACTAGGTATGGCAGAGCTGGGTTTGATTTGATCGAGCTTTCGTGGGCTTGTTTATACGTACTTAAATGTGAAGCCCAAtagaagaaagaaagaaagaaggaacaattggatctataccattaaaagatccaaactttagatatataccatggaccccacatgtcattgactcatgtgaacccacatgtaagtgagatagcaatggtatggatccaaagtggtgatcttttaatggtatggatccaaatttcccaagAAAGAAAGGACTGAAGGAAAAAGTCACCCCCGAACTGGTTACTGGTGGGAAGCGCCGCAGCTCCACCTCGTCCGGTCCGGTGTGGTGTGGTGGACTGGGTGGGTGTCTCTGGCGGTGGTCGCCGATGCTGACCCCCTCGGCCGGCATACCGCCGCCCTCCCTCTCCGCAGCTAGCAGCCCCTCCACGTCCTACTCTCTCCTCTACCTTCCCCGACGATGCCGACGCCTTCCCGtcccccgagcctcctccagctttgCCCCCAAGCGCTCGGCGCCGGTCCCCACCACCACCCtcccgcccgaggccccctccacctCCGCCGCTGTCGAGGCGCCGGCGCCCTTCTCGGTCACGGCCCCGGGGACCTACCGGGGAGGGGAGGACCCGCTCGTCTCCAAGCTCCGCACCCAGCTCGGCGTCATCCACCCGCTCCCGGCGCCCCCCATCAGCCGCTCCGTCGTCGGCCTCTTCGCCCTCTTCTTCTTCGTCGGCGCCGCCTTCGACAAGCTCTGGACGCTGCGGAAGCGCCGTCGCGCCGAGCGCGAGCTCAAGGTCAACGGCTCCTGGCCGCAGGTGCCCACCCCGAGCTTCTCCCTCTTCCTCGAGAAGGACCTGCAGCGCAAGGAGTCCGTCGAGTGGGTCAACATGGTGCTCGGCAAGCTCTGGAAGGTCTACCGCACCGGCATCGAGAACTGGATCGTCGGCCTGCTCCAGCCCGTCATCGACAACCTCCACAAGCCCGATTACGTCAACAGGGTCGAAATCAGGCAGTTCTACCTCGGCGAGGAGCCCCTCTCCGTCAGGAACGTCGAGCGCCGCACCTCAAGGCGGGCCAACGACCTGCAGTCAGTTCCCCTTCCCCACCACTTAGTATCAtagtaatgttgtttatcactacTAGTGTCTCTACTAGTATCTTCTCTTTCTCTCCAATGGATTAGCTATTGGTTCCACCCAGGTACCAGATTGGCATCCGCTATGCCGGTGGAGCACGCATGGCATTGGCACTCTACTTGAAGTTCACCAAAGTACCGGTCGTCGTGCCGGTCTGGGTTCGAGATTTTGATATCGATGGGGAGTTGTGGGTTAAACTAAGGCTCATACCAACAGAACCGTGGGTGGGAGCCGTATCTTGGGCTTTTGTGTCCCTTCCCAAGGTTAAGTTTGAGCTTTCGCTGTTCCGGCTATTCAATCTTATGGGTATACACCTCCTCCTCCAAACTGTTAGCATTTCTAGTTGCAACTAAAATTTCATCATCCCTGCTGTTGGAAACTGAGCATAGTTGGTGCCTTCTAGCTTGAATGTACTTATGAATTTGGACTATTGATTCTCTTATGCGAGATGCATGACTTTGGTAGACTGTTATATATAAACGTGTCCTTGTAAAACACCATATTACTTTGTTCTGCACGTAGGTCTGGAGCTATTTCTGGGATACTATCGGGTGTTTCAGGTTTATAAGCAGTTTTTGTAAAACACCATATACTTGTGAGCAATTGGTCATGAAACTATCACATAGGTTCCATTATTGTTACATGTCATTATGGTCACATAGTTTTTAACTATTAAATGAAATTACAACATAAAAGGTGCTTCTTATATTAAGATCAAAATAGTATCAATATCCTCCATTTCTCTAGTATTTGGATGGTTGGCGAACTCCTTGCAAAGTCAGAAACCTGTTACCCTTTACCAAAAATAAATCTCTTCCCAAATTCAAAAGCCACTCTCAATCATAATCAGCCCGTTGATAAGCCACAAATAAAATTTTTTAATTCAAATTGACTCTTTTTGGTCAACATTCAGTTTCGTGTGTAGTAGCTAGTAGGTGTTGTTATTATTTGTTTCTGATTGTGGACCTTTTCTGTTCTTTCTTTTATTGATATTTCTACAGCATCATGTGTTACAAATTTGACACTTGGCTAACTATATGCTCACATCTTTTGCATGGACATGGTGCTTATCTCCACCAGCGATTCCTGTTCTGTCTATGTAAGCATGTTTGTCTTTAAACGTTATCACTGTTCAATGCTGTGCATTGTGCTGGTCCAACATTTATTCTTAGTAATCAAATGTTCCCTACAACTCGCAGTTACTGTTGGTGCATTTATTCTTATCACAGTTGCTATTTAGGCTTTTTTTTTTGCAACTACAAGATTATTGTTGTTACACCTGTccccatctttgatcctcctaacATGGTTATTCTAGGTCATGCTTGGTTGCTTAATTGGATATCACCTAGTTCCTTTAATGAATACGACTCATGGATTCCTTGAAATATCTCTAAGGATTTATGGTTAAAACATATAGCTCATATGAAATTGCATGCCTGCCTACAACTTCAATGTAGTTAACTGATATACATGTGATGTAGATAATATTCAGTATTTTGTTTGTATCATGTATCAGGAAGTCCGCGGTTGTTCCTAAATGCAATGTTCTTTGGAACAACTCTTGTTTGAACAATTTTGTATGCTTGTATTTCACATAGAAAGGTCTTGTTCACATCTAGCCATGACCTGATAAATTACAATCACCAGGTTTCTCACAGAACTTCTGACAGAAGATTTGCCACGTCTCTTTGTGCGGCCCAAAAAGATTGTCCTTGATTTTCAAAAGGGGAGAGCTATGGGACCTGTTTCAGGAAGTGTTGCAAGTGATATAATTCAAAATGTTGCAACTGACCTGATCCAAGAGGGGAATAAGGACTTTGTTGGAGAGCTATCAGTGACACTAGTTGATGCTAGAAAGCTTAGCTTTGTCTTGTTTGGTAAGAGGTCTTTGTTTGCCACTTGAATTCTACGATTCATGAAGAGATTTAGCATCTGCTTATTCTCCCTCCAGTGACAAATAAATGACGTCTCGACCACAGTGACACTGTTTCCAGGACACAACTTTGACTGCTAACTTTTGttataatatatttgaaacataTTGCAAAATTTGCAATTATGGAACATTTTTATATAAAAAACTACTCATATCATTTTTTATATCAGAATTCAACAAAACCAGAGCCTTTTAGTctcaagcaagttggggtaggatAGAGTTGAAACCGAA
Proteins encoded:
- the LOC103654090 gene encoding uncharacterized protein isoform X2; translation: MLTPSAGIPPPSLSAASSPSTSYSLLYLPRRCRRLPVPRASSSFAPKRSAPVPTTTLPPEAPSTSAAVEAPAPFSVTAPGTYRGGEDPLVSKLRTQLGVIHPLPAPPISRSVVGLFALFFFVGAAFDKLWTLRKRRRAERELKVNGSWPQVPTPSFSLFLEKDLQRKESVEWVNMVLGKLWKVYRTGIENWIVGLLQPVIDNLHKPDYVNRVEIRQFYLGEEPLSVRNVERRTSRRANDLQYQIGIRYAGGARMALALYLKFTKVPVVVPVWVRDFDIDGELWVKLRLIPTEPWVGAVSWAFVSLPKVKFELSLFRLFNLMGKTDPYVVMIIDDQVIKSKKNSQTTVIGLPGEPIWNQDFHMLVANPRKQKLTIQVKDSIGLTDITIGTGEVELGSLKDTVPTDKIVTLYGGWGLFGKREAGEVLLRLTYKAYVEDEEEEDEAVRSEIGAGYASDEDVLDYVSGMSKGTDFVGKERETFMDLLAALLVSEEFQGIVSSETGSSSREGEQAGSGPEGTDSVTVPTSAAAADTEASTVPNSSTDTALVWLAAITSVMVLVSSNLGGSGYFNP
- the LOC103654090 gene encoding tricalbin-3 isoform X1 codes for the protein MLTPSAGIPPPSLSAASSPSTSYSLLYLPRRCRRLPVPRASSSFAPKRSAPVPTTTLPPEAPSTSAAVEAPAPFSVTAPGTYRGGEDPLVSKLRTQLGVIHPLPAPPISRSVVGLFALFFFVGAAFDKLWTLRKRRRAERELKVNGSWPQVPTPSFSLFLEKDLQRKESVEWVNMVLGKLWKVYRTGIENWIVGLLQPVIDNLHKPDYVNRVEIRQFYLGEEPLSVRNVERRTSRRANDLQYQIGIRYAGGARMALALYLKFTKVPVVVPVWVRDFDIDGELWVKLRLIPTEPWVGAVSWAFVSLPKVKFELSLFRLFNLMAIPVLSMFLTELLTEDLPRLFVRPKKIVLDFQKGRAMGPVSGSVASDIIQNVATDLIQEGNKDFVGELSVTLVDARKLSFVLFGKTDPYVVMIIDDQVIKSKKNSQTTVIGLPGEPIWNQDFHMLVANPRKQKLTIQVKDSIGLTDITIGTGEVELGSLKDTVPTDKIVTLYGGWGLFGKREAGEVLLRLTYKAYVEDEEEEDEAVRSEIGAGYASDEDVLDYVSGMSKGTDFVGKERETFMDLLAALLVSEEFQGIVSSETGSSSREGEQAGSGPEGTDSVTVPTSAAAADTEASTVPNSSTDTALVWLAAITSVMVLVSSNLGGSGYFNP